AGTACGTCATTGCATAAGAAAATGATTTAATAATACCTGGAATAATAAATAGTAAGCACCATAAGAAAATATAAATGTTTACTACTATATATAATAAAAATGACTTTATAAACTTACTTCCTTCTGTAAACCATCTGAATATATGCCCAATACGCGCTTCTTTTTCACGAATTAAATGTAGCGCTAAATAATAGCCACCTAGCGTTAATGGACCTACCAGAAATATTGTAATAACGTCTACTGTAAGTGAGTTATTTACTTCTTTCCAATCCCAAACCTGAGAGAAAATGAAATCAATACTAAAACTAAAAGCTGACATAAGAATCGAAATAAGTAATGTTGCCCCAACAGCTAATCCCCATTTTCCTTCTAGTGAGTCCAGCGCTTCTCCTTTTAAATCACTAATCATACTTAGCCTCCTATACGTAACAATTCTATTAGTATAGCATGTTCCTACTGCAATTCACCTTTTGCAATATAGCGATAAAAATGCGCTGTCGTTGTACCTACATATGGACTAAGCCAAAGAAATCCTATTCCAAGAGTAAAAATCGCTAAGATAGCCCATCCTATGAAGCTAAGCCATAAAAGAAATAAATCTAGTTTATGCCCCTTCATAAGGTTCTTACTTTCTTTCATCGCCTGCGAAACGCTATATTCTGGTTTTTCAACCATCACATAATACGTCATCGAATATGAAAAATACAGAACAGCGATTACAATGATCGAAATAGCTAGTAAAACAAAGAAAGCGATTATGAAAGATGGGTTGGCATTCTCATCCAAAAAGCCTAATATCCCAAATACAATCATTCCAAGCATCGGAACCCACGTACCTGTATATAACAAAAGTGCAAGCATAGCCCACATTGTTTTCATCATTCTTTTAAAACCACGAAATCCTTCAAATAAATAATCTACTCTAGCATCTTCTCGTTTACTTATTTGTAGAAACACATTCGTATAACCGTATGAAGTAATACCATAAGCTGCAGAACCTAAAATTATCATAAGGCAATAAAAAATCCCAAACGTAACACTAGCTCCAATTGACATCGCTCCTTCTTCAATTGAACCAGTTGAAATAGTCACTAAAAGAAATATTATAACTCCTGGAATTAATAGTATAAGCATTACAGCCATTGAAACGACGTAACTTATAATATGATATAAAATCGTCGATCCAACACCTAAGCCCCATTTCCCCTTCAAGGAATGTAATGTTTCTTGCTTCATTTCACCGATCATTTGTTCATCTCCTTTATAAAATATAAATTGCTCTATATTCTCCACTTATACAAGCAATGACATAATTATACCATTTTGTTAATTTATTCATAAACAACAAAAAAATCCGTGAAGGCGAAGCCCTCACGGATTTTTATTTCATATCGGAAACGTTTAAACGGTTCACAGCACGCTGCAAGGCCATTTCTGCACGTCTAAAGTCAACATGTGCTTGTTTATCTTGCATACGTTGCTCAGCGCGACGTTTCGATTCATTTGCACGATGGATATCGATATGGTTTGCTTCTTCAGCAGATGATGATAATATAGTTACTTTATCTGGACGAACTTCGATAAAGCCACCACTTACTGCTACATAATCAGTGTGCCCACCATTTTTCAGACGAACCGCACTAATTTTTAATGGTGCAACAGTTGGAATGTGACCTGGTAAGATCCCCATTTCCCCACTCTCTGCTTTTACGCTTACCATTTCTACTTCTTTTTCGTAAACCGGTCCATCAGGAGTTACAATACTGACTGGAAATGTCTTCATAATTCGTCCCTCCTAAGGCCTTACGCCATCATTTTCTTCGCGTTTTCAATAACTTCTTCAATGCTACCTACTAAGCGGAATGCATCTTCTGGAAGGTCATCATATTTTCCTTCTAGAATTTCTTTGAAGCCACTAACTGTATTTTTTACAGGTACATAAGAACCTTTTTGACCTGTAAACTGCTCAGCTACGTGGAAGTTTTGAGATAAGAAGAATTGAATACGACGAGCACGATGTACAACTAACTTATCTTCTTCAGATAACTCATCCATACCTAAGATAGCGATGATATCTTGAAGCTCTTTATAACGCTGTAAAGTTTGCTGTACTTGACGAGCTACTTCATAATGCTCTTCTCCTACGATTTCTGGAGAAAGTGCACGAGATGTAGATGCTAATGGATCTACGGCTGGGTAAATACCCATTTGTGTTAAACGACGCTCTAAGTTTGTTGTTGCATCTAAGTGAGCGAACGTTGTAGCTGGTGCTGGATCCGTATAGTCATCGGCTGGTACATATACCGCTTGGATAGACGTGATAGATCCTTTATTTGTAGATGTAATACGCTCTTGTAATTGACCCATTTCTGTTGCAAGTGTTGGTTGGTAACCTACCGCAGATGGCATACGACCAAGAAGGGCAGATACTTCAGAACCTGCTTGCGTGAAACGGAAGATGTTATCGATGAACAATAGTACGTCTTGTCCTTGCTCATCACGGAAATGCTCAGCCATTGTTAAACCTGTTAATGCAACACGTTGACGTGCTCCAGGTGGCTCATTCATTTGTCCGAATACCATCGCAGTTTTCTTGATTACGCCAGAATCGCTCATTTCATGGTATAAGTCATTACCCTCACGAGTACGCTCACCTACACCAGCGAATACAGAGATACCACCGTGTTCTTGTGCGATGTTATTGATTAATTCCTGAATTAATACCGTTTTACCTACACCGGCACCACCGAATAGACCGATCTTACCACCCTTAATGTAAGGAGCAAGTAAGTCTACTACTTTAATACCAGTTTCAAGAATTTCTACTTTAGTAGATAATTCTTCGAATGCAGGTGCTTGGCGGTGAATTGGATCACGGTGTACATCCGCAGGAAGTTCACCATCTAAGTCAATTGCATCACCTAATACGTTAAATACACGACCAAGTGTTGCATCACCAACTGGTACAGAGATTGCTTTACCAGTATCTTCTACTTCTGTGCCACGAACAAGTCCATCTGTGGAAGACATTGCAACTGTACGAACTGTGTCATCACCTAAATGAAGTGCAACTTCAAATGTTAAGTTAATGTTTGCTCCGTTTTCGTTGCTTTGTTTTACCGTAAGGGCGTTGTAGATTTCTGGTAGCTTTCCGCCATCAAACTTAACGTCTACAACCGGACCCATGATTTGCGTAACGCGCCCTTTATTCATCGGGTTCCCTCCTAGCTTTCTTTTAATTAGCCAACTTTCTAAGAGAAGTCGACTTTTAATTTTTTATTAGTTTATAGCTTATGCGACTCTTTTGACAGAGCCGCTTCCACTTTTTATTGAATCTAGCTCCGGTGGCTAGAAGGGTCGGTCATTTCACCCCTTCCTACGAGGCAAAGAACGCCTCTTTGTCAGGAGTTCCAATGCCCTCCCCTTCTGGGCAAGCCACCTACGCTTTTTAATACTATTCTAACGCTGCTGCTCCACCAACGATTTCCGTAATTTCTTGCGTAATCGCTGCTTGACGTGCACGGTTGAATGAAAGTGTAAGTGAATCGATAACTTCCATTGCGTTGTCTGTAGCACTCTTCATTGCTGTCATACGCGCCGCGTGTTCACTTGCTTTACCGTCTAGTAATGCACCGTACACTAAGCTTTCTGCGTATTGTGGCAATAATACTTTTAAAATTTCTTCTTCAGAAGGTTCGAATTCATAAGCTGTCGTCGGTTTGTCAGACGCCACATCAGTAAGCGGTAAAATTTTATTTTCCGTTACTTCTTGTGAAATTTTACTTACGTAATGGTTGTAGTAAATGTACAGCTCATCATAAGCACCATCTGCGAACATCGCAATTGCTCGAGAAGCAAGATCTTTAATATCAGTAAATGATGGGTGGTCAGATAATCCAACTACTTCATCAATGATGTTAAAGCCGCGACGTTTTAAATAATCACGTCCTAGTCGTCCAAGCACAATAATTGAATATTGGTTTGAATCCATATTATGACGTTCACGAACTACGTTACTTACCGTACGTAATACGTTACTGTTATAACCACCTGCTAGTCCGCGATCAGATGTAATAACGATGTACCCTGTACGCTTTACAGGACGCGCATTTAGCATTGGGTGATTAATCCCTTTACTTCCTTGCGCAATGCTCGCTACTACTTCTTGAATCTTTTCCATATACGGAACGAAAGATTTAGCATTTTGCTCTGCACGGTTTAACTTAGATGCAGATACCATCTCCATCGCTTTCGTAATTTGGCTCGTTTTCTTTGTCGAGGTAATCTTCGCTTTTATATCGCGTAAAGATGCCACAGGTTTTCACCACCTTTTTTCCAGAAGTTGGCACGATTAGTAAGAATCCTCTTCCTAATCTACGTTGCAAGATATTCTTGCTCATGATTGAAGGAAAAGAATAGGTGCACCTACTCTTTTCCTTTACATAACCGTCAGCAATCTCAAATCTTGAGATGCCTTATATATATACTATCTAGCTCCAGCGGCTTGAATGCTCGGTGGCTTCACTTCTTCCCCCTCACATTCAGAACGAGCCGCTTCCACTTTTATTATTCAGAAGCTACGAATACTTTTTTAAATCCGTTAATTGCTGCTGCAAATTTGTCGTCATCCGCAAGTTTCTTAGTTGTGCGGATTTCTTCTAATAAGTCAGTCGCATTTGAATCTAACCAAGCATGGAATTCTTCTTCGAAACGAGTGATATCTACTACTGGGATATCATCTAGGAATCCACGTGTTAAAGCGTAAAGAATGATAACTTGTTTCTCTACACGTAACGGTTTGTGTAATCCTTGTTTTAATACCTCAACTGTACGAGCACCACGGTTTAGTTTCGCTTGTGTTGCTTTATCAAGGTCAGAACCGAACTGAGCGAACGCTTCTAACTCACGGTAAGATGCAAGGTCAAGACGAAGTGTACCTGATACTTTACTCATTGCTTTAATCTGAGCAGATCCACCTACACGAGATACAGAAGTACCCGCATCGATCGCTGGACGTACGCCAGAGAAGAATAGGTCAGATTGTAAGAAGATTTGTCCATCCGTAATCGAGATTACGTTTGTTGGGATGTAAGCTGATACGTCCCCTGCTTGTGTTTCGATGAAAGGTAGTGCAGTTAAAGAACCGCCGCCTCTTGCATCACTTAATTTTGCTGCACGCTCTAATAAGCGAGAATGTAGGTAGAATACATCCCCTGGATATGCTTCACGACCTGGAGGACGACGTAATAGTAATGAAAGCTCACGGTAAGCCGCTGCTTGTTTTGATAAGTCATCATATACTACTAATACGTGTTTACCATTGTACATAAACTCTTCACCCATTGTTACACCAGCATAAGCAGCTAAGTATAATAATGGAGCTGGTTGAGAAGCTGATGCAGTTACAACGATTGTGTAATCTAATGCACCGTGCTTACGTAGTGTTTCTACTACGTTACGTACAGTTGATTCTTTTTGTCCGATAGCTACATAGATACAAATCATATCTTCATCTTTTTGGTTAATGATTGTATCAAGTGCAACTGCTGTTTTACCTGTTTGGCGGTCACCAATGATTAACTCACGTTGACCACGGCCAATTGGTACAAGAGCATCGATCGCTTTAATACCTGTTTGAAGTGGCTCATGAACAGATTTACGATCCATTACACCTGGTGCTGGACTTTCGATTGGACGAGTATTTGTTGTATTGATTGGGCCTAAACCATCAACTGGTTGACCTAATGGGTTTACAACACGACCGATTAGTTCTTTTCCTACTGGTACTTGCATGATGCGACCAGTACGACGAACTTCGTCACCTTCACGGATTTCTGTGTAAGGTCCTAAAATAATGATACCTACGTTGTTTTCTTCTAAGTTTTGTGCTAGCCCCATAACGCCGTTAGAGAACTCTACAAGTTCACCAGCCATAACGTTATCAAGACCATGAGCACGCGCGATACCGTCACCAACTTGGATAACTGTACCAACATCACTAACTTCGATTTCAGACTGATAGTTCTCGATTTGTTGCTTTATCAGTGCGCTAATTTCTTCAGCTCTGATGCTCATGTGCTTCACCCCTATCTATTCTTCATTAATTCACGTTGAATACGTGCTAATTTTCCTTGTAAACTTCCATCATAAATGCGATTTCCAATACGTACTTTAATGCCGCCTAGTAAATCTTCATCTACAACATTTTTCACGCGAATTGCATCTTTTCCCGTTCTCTTTGCAAATGCTTCTGCAACGTTAAGCTTCTCTTCTTCAGATAGAAGACGAGTAGAATACACAGTTGCATCCGCTACGTTACGTTCTTCATTAGCAAGAACAACATATTCATCCGCAATTTCAGGTAAGATTTCAATACGCTTGTTATCAATTAAAATATATAACGTATTTAAAATAGATTCAGAAACAGATCCGAATACGTTTGCAAGAAACGTTTTCTTCTGCTCTTTTGAAATGTTCGGTTGCGTTAAAAAGCTATGTAGTTCTCCGTTCTTTACATAAACGTTTTGTACAAGGCGTAATTCCTCTTCAAACATTTCTAATACGTGTTTTTCTTTTGCAATTTTAAAAAGAGCGACAGCATAACGTTTTGCTACAATCCCATTGCTCATCGCGCTTCTCCTACTTCTTTAATATAATCGCGAATTAACTTCACTTGATCTTCTTCTTTTAACTCTTTTTCAATTACTTTAGAAGCAATTTGAACAGATAAAGAAGCGACTTGTTCTTGTAAAGCAGCAATCGCTTGCTCTTTTTCGCGTTGAATTTCTTGTACAGCAGATGCTTTAATTGATTCTGCTTCTTCTTTCGCAGCAGCAACAATCACATCTTTTTGATCTACAGCTTGTTTTTTCGCTCTTTCGATTAACTCTTGTGCTTCAACACGCGATTGTTTTAACATTTCACGTTGTTCTTCTACTAATTTCTTCGCTTCAGCGTTACTTCTTTCTGCAGCGTCGATTTCACTAGTAACATGCTCTTCACGTTCTTTCATAATTCCCATTAAAGGACCCCACGCAAATTTGCGTAGCATTACTAATAGAAGTAAGAAAATGAACAATGTATAAGCAATCGTTCCAAATGGAATGGCAGCCCCTAATAATAAAGTTGGCACAAGGATTCACTCCCTTCAAAATATCTAAATTGATCATATGAAAAAAAAAGACATACGTTTCGTTCATAAAGCAATGGCGAAGAAAGTTCAAAAAACACTCTTCGCCATCTATGTAAGGGGAGTCTCCCTTATTTGTTCATTACGATGAAAGCAATAACTACACCGATGATTGGAAGTGCCTCAACTAAAGCAACCCCGATGAACATAATTGTTTGAAGTGCGCCTTTTAATTCTGGTTGACGAGCAACACCTTCGATTGTACGTGATACGATAAGACCGTTACCAATACCTGCACCTAATGCTGATAAACCAATTGCAATTGCAGCTGCGATTACACCTAAACTCATTTAATTTGTCCTCCTTTGTATTATAAAAAAATAAATTTTTTCTTACTTAAATTATATTAATGGTCATGGCTTACTTTATGAGCCATATAAACCATCGTTAACATAACGAAAATAAATGACTGGATTGATCCAACGAATACGCTGAATCCCATCCATGCTAACATTGGTACAAGCGCACCTAATGCTCCAAGGAATGATGCCCCGCCTAACTTAGCAAGTAATCCTAATAAGATCTCACCTGCATAAATGTTACCGAATAAACGAAGACCTAACGTTAATGTGTTAGCAAACTCCTCAATAACCTTTAATGGGAATAAGAATTTCATTGGTTGGAAATAACCTTTAACATATTCTTTCGTACCCTTCATCTTAATTCCATAATAATGGGTGAGGGTAACTACCATCACGGCTAATGTTAATGTAACTGCTGGATCAGACGTTGGTGATCTCCACCATGCAATATGTTCGCCAGCCTCAACTGTTGAATACATGAATGGTAAACCAAGGAAGTTCGATACGATGATAAACATGATAAGCGTAACGCCAAGCGTTAAGAAACGTCCACCTGTTTTCCAGTCCATCGTACTATTGATAATCCCTTTCACGAAGTCAAACACCCATTCCATGAAATTTTGCATCCCGGTTGGGCGAAGGGCTAAACTGCGAGTTCCGATAACAGCGATTAAGAAAACAATAACTGCTGCTACAGTAACCATCATAACTGATGACAAATCGAACGTTAAACCTAGAAATTCAACTAATTTACCGTGTTCCACTAGTAATTCACCTCTCTTCCCTGCTCTTATACTCTAAATAAAGAAAATCTATGATCATGACAAGGTATCCTGTCAGCAATCCTACACCTAGGCCCCACATCGCAATTAGCTCTTGATATTTGGCTGCAAATAAAATTAATAACCCAATCGTGGCAAATCTTGAATATGTACTTACCGCTGTCGCCTTAAACTTCACGTTTTCTCCATTTGTTACGCGATCTAATAGCTTGTCTGTTCTACGTGCAATGATGCGCAAACTAAGAAAACTGAAAATCGTTCCGATAATCAGTCCAAGAAATACATCCTTGTAAGAGGTAAATCCCCATCCTAGCACTAGAAGCGCAAGCAAGTAGTACATATATTTCTTTTGTCTTTGGACAAGTCCATGTACGTCTATCATCATTGCTCTCCCGAATAGTAATGTCGAATGAGTCGAATCATTGCGTATATCCCTGTTCCTAAACCGAGTAATAACCCTATAATAAGAAACAATGGAAACGTTCCAACCTTATTATCAATCCATTGCCCACCAAAGATTCCAATAAGAATAGAACCGACTAACTGAGCAAGAATTCCTGACATTAAAGCATATGCTTTTATATGGCTGCGATCGTTTTTTTGCAAGGATTCATCCCTCCAATATGTAACCCTCATTCACGATGTGTTAATAATAACTCATTTTTCTGCATAAATTCTATACAAAATAAAAAGTTTACATTTTCGTCACGGAATAGATGCATTTTTGTCACTGAAAGCCCTACCATCTATCCCCGTTGTTAGCATACAATAGGGTATTAACAGTGTCAACGAGAAATCGTAAAAAATCAAAAAATTTGAGTATTAGTCATTTCCTCCCAAAAATGAAAACGTTCCCCTTCTAAATACTGGTTAGAGATATGCAATTTCTAACAGTTTTCTCTTTATAATAGAAGAAAATGTTCACAAGTTTGTCACTATTATATTTTTAAGATATAGCGCTTTCCTTCCATAATATAGTGTTCCCAAGACGTAAGACTTCTATATTATATGTGATGTGTATGCAACTTATGTTGTATACACCCTGTATATTTATCTCCCCCTCCCCCGCACGCTCAGGGCGAAAAAAAAGACGAGCGGGGAC
This genomic interval from Bacillus cereus contains the following:
- a CDS encoding AtpZ/AtpI family protein, with the protein product MQKNDRSHIKAYALMSGILAQLVGSILIGIFGGQWIDNKVGTFPLFLIIGLLLGLGTGIYAMIRLIRHYYSGEQ
- the atpE gene encoding F0F1 ATP synthase subunit C → MSLGVIAAAIAIGLSALGAGIGNGLIVSRTIEGVARQPELKGALQTIMFIGVALVEALPIIGVVIAFIVMNK
- the atpB gene encoding F0F1 ATP synthase subunit A, which produces MEHGKLVEFLGLTFDLSSVMMVTVAAVIVFLIAVIGTRSLALRPTGMQNFMEWVFDFVKGIINSTMDWKTGGRFLTLGVTLIMFIIVSNFLGLPFMYSTVEAGEHIAWWRSPTSDPAVTLTLAVMVVTLTHYYGIKMKGTKEYVKGYFQPMKFLFPLKVIEEFANTLTLGLRLFGNIYAGEILLGLLAKLGGASFLGALGALVPMLAWMGFSVFVGSIQSFIFVMLTMVYMAHKVSHDH
- a CDS encoding DUF975 family protein, producing MISDLKGEALDSLEGKWGLAVGATLLISILMSAFSFSIDFIFSQVWDWKEVNNSLTVDVITIFLVGPLTLGGYYLALHLIREKEARIGHIFRWFTEGSKFIKSFLLYIVVNIYIFLWCLLFIIPGIIKSFSYAMTYFIINDHPEYSINQAITESRRMMDGHKMEYFILCLSFIGWFILSCITLGIGFLWLIPYFYTTSAAFYEEIAEEYYEKKIPTL
- the atpA gene encoding F0F1 ATP synthase subunit alpha, which produces MSIRAEEISALIKQQIENYQSEIEVSDVGTVIQVGDGIARAHGLDNVMAGELVEFSNGVMGLAQNLEENNVGIIILGPYTEIREGDEVRRTGRIMQVPVGKELIGRVVNPLGQPVDGLGPINTTNTRPIESPAPGVMDRKSVHEPLQTGIKAIDALVPIGRGQRELIIGDRQTGKTAVALDTIINQKDEDMICIYVAIGQKESTVRNVVETLRKHGALDYTIVVTASASQPAPLLYLAAYAGVTMGEEFMYNGKHVLVVYDDLSKQAAAYRELSLLLRRPPGREAYPGDVFYLHSRLLERAAKLSDARGGGSLTALPFIETQAGDVSAYIPTNVISITDGQIFLQSDLFFSGVRPAIDAGTSVSRVGGSAQIKAMSKVSGTLRLDLASYRELEAFAQFGSDLDKATQAKLNRGARTVEVLKQGLHKPLRVEKQVIILYALTRGFLDDIPVVDITRFEEEFHAWLDSNATDLLEEIRTTKKLADDDKFAAAINGFKKVFVASE
- a CDS encoding ATP synthase subunit I — translated: MIDVHGLVQRQKKYMYYLLALLVLGWGFTSYKDVFLGLIIGTIFSFLSLRIIARRTDKLLDRVTNGENVKFKATAVSTYSRFATIGLLILFAAKYQELIAMWGLGVGLLTGYLVMIIDFLYLEYKSREER
- the atpD gene encoding F0F1 ATP synthase subunit beta, encoding MNKGRVTQIMGPVVDVKFDGGKLPEIYNALTVKQSNENGANINLTFEVALHLGDDTVRTVAMSSTDGLVRGTEVEDTGKAISVPVGDATLGRVFNVLGDAIDLDGELPADVHRDPIHRQAPAFEELSTKVEILETGIKVVDLLAPYIKGGKIGLFGGAGVGKTVLIQELINNIAQEHGGISVFAGVGERTREGNDLYHEMSDSGVIKKTAMVFGQMNEPPGARQRVALTGLTMAEHFRDEQGQDVLLFIDNIFRFTQAGSEVSALLGRMPSAVGYQPTLATEMGQLQERITSTNKGSITSIQAVYVPADDYTDPAPATTFAHLDATTNLERRLTQMGIYPAVDPLASTSRALSPEIVGEEHYEVARQVQQTLQRYKELQDIIAILGMDELSEEDKLVVHRARRIQFFLSQNFHVAEQFTGQKGSYVPVKNTVSGFKEILEGKYDDLPEDAFRLVGSIEEVIENAKKMMA
- a CDS encoding DUF975 family protein — translated: MIGEMKQETLHSLKGKWGLGVGSTILYHIISYVVSMAVMLILLIPGVIIFLLVTISTGSIEEGAMSIGASVTFGIFYCLMIILGSAAYGITSYGYTNVFLQISKREDARVDYLFEGFRGFKRMMKTMWAMLALLLYTGTWVPMLGMIVFGILGFLDENANPSFIIAFFVLLAISIIVIAVLYFSYSMTYYVMVEKPEYSVSQAMKESKNLMKGHKLDLFLLWLSFIGWAILAIFTLGIGFLWLSPYVGTTTAHFYRYIAKGELQ
- a CDS encoding DUF4024 domain-containing protein — encoded protein: MVGLSVTKMHLFRDENVNFLFCIEFMQKNELLLTHRE
- the atpF gene encoding F0F1 ATP synthase subunit B, with the protein product MPTLLLGAAIPFGTIAYTLFIFLLLLVMLRKFAWGPLMGIMKEREEHVTSEIDAAERSNAEAKKLVEEQREMLKQSRVEAQELIERAKKQAVDQKDVIVAAAKEEAESIKASAVQEIQREKEQAIAALQEQVASLSVQIASKVIEKELKEEDQVKLIRDYIKEVGEAR
- the atpH gene encoding F0F1 ATP synthase subunit delta gives rise to the protein MSNGIVAKRYAVALFKIAKEKHVLEMFEEELRLVQNVYVKNGELHSFLTQPNISKEQKKTFLANVFGSVSESILNTLYILIDNKRIEILPEIADEYVVLANEERNVADATVYSTRLLSEEEKLNVAEAFAKRTGKDAIRVKNVVDEDLLGGIKVRIGNRIYDGSLQGKLARIQRELMKNR
- the atpG gene encoding F0F1 ATP synthase subunit gamma, whose protein sequence is MASLRDIKAKITSTKKTSQITKAMEMVSASKLNRAEQNAKSFVPYMEKIQEVVASIAQGSKGINHPMLNARPVKRTGYIVITSDRGLAGGYNSNVLRTVSNVVRERHNMDSNQYSIIVLGRLGRDYLKRRGFNIIDEVVGLSDHPSFTDIKDLASRAIAMFADGAYDELYIYYNHYVSKISQEVTENKILPLTDVASDKPTTAYEFEPSEEEILKVLLPQYAESLVYGALLDGKASEHAARMTAMKSATDNAMEVIDSLTLSFNRARQAAITQEITEIVGGAAALE
- the atpC gene encoding F0F1 ATP synthase subunit epsilon, yielding MKTFPVSIVTPDGPVYEKEVEMVSVKAESGEMGILPGHIPTVAPLKISAVRLKNGGHTDYVAVSGGFIEVRPDKVTILSSSAEEANHIDIHRANESKRRAEQRMQDKQAHVDFRRAEMALQRAVNRLNVSDMK